A genomic segment from Microcella flavibacter encodes:
- a CDS encoding GNAT family N-acetyltransferase: MTVRYSTDPADVDLALAHHWLSEDAYWALGRSRELQDRAFANSIPLVAVEEPDGAGSDGTADGDGEAGGMVAIARLVTDRATFAWLCDVYVRPDARGRGIGSGLARFAAEQVRALGVKRTMLATADAHGVYAGVGFEPLHTPGRWMILPGPGA, encoded by the coding sequence ATGACCGTGCGCTACTCCACCGACCCCGCCGACGTCGACCTCGCGCTCGCCCACCACTGGCTCTCGGAGGACGCGTACTGGGCCCTCGGCCGCAGCCGCGAGCTGCAGGATCGCGCCTTCGCGAACTCGATCCCGCTCGTCGCGGTCGAGGAGCCCGACGGGGCCGGCTCGGACGGGACAGCCGACGGCGACGGCGAGGCCGGCGGCATGGTCGCGATCGCGCGGCTCGTCACCGACCGGGCCACCTTCGCCTGGCTCTGCGACGTCTACGTGCGACCGGATGCCCGCGGCCGCGGCATCGGCTCGGGACTCGCCCGCTTCGCGGCCGAGCAGGTGCGCGCGCTCGGCGTGAAGCGCACGATGCTCGCGACCGCCGACGCGCACGGCGTCTACGCCGGGGTCGGATTCGAGCCGCTGCACACGCCCGGCCGCTGGATGATCCTGCCCGGCCCGGGCGCCTGA